TTATCTATAAGCCTGCCGGTATGGTGGTTCATCCGGGATGTGGCAATTTCCATGGTACATTGGTTCATGCCATTGCCTGGCATTTACGCAACCTGCCCAGCTATGATCCCAACGACCCACAAGTGGGCCTGGTACATCGCATTGATAAAGATACAAGTGGACTGTTAGTAGTAGCAAAGACTCCTGAGGCAAAGACAAGTCTGGGAAAACAGTTCTTCAACCACGATACCCACCGAAGCTATGTGGCACTGGTTTGGGGAAACTTTGTTGAAGATGAAGGACGTATAGAAGGCAATATTGGCCGTGACGTTCGCGACCGTCTGCGTATGGATGTGTTTGCCCCCGATTCGGGCATTGGCAAACCTGCTGTTACCCATTATCGCGTATTGGAACGATATGGCTATACCACACTGGTGGAATGCCGTCTGGAGACTGGGCGTACTCATCAGATTCGTGCTCACATGAAACATATCGGGCATCCGCTCTTCTCAGATGAACGCTATGGCGGTTGCGAGATTCTTCGTGGTGAGCGCACAGCCAGTTACAAAGCCTATATACAAAACTGTTTCAAACTGTGTCCGCGTCAGGTGCTGCATGCCAAGACCCTTGGCTTCAGGCATCCTGCCACTGGTCAACAGATGGACTTCACCAGCGACCTGCCCGATGATATGCAGTTGCTGATAGATAAATGGAGAAATTATTTTAAAAATAAACTATGAAACAACAAAAAAGAACTATTGCTATCGTATGCGGTGGCGACTCTTCGGAGCACGATGTGTCAATGCGCTCCGCACAAGGACTTTTCTCTTTCTTCGACAAAGAACGTTACGATGTCTATATCGTCGATGTGAAAGGCACCGATTGGAAAGTTGAACTGCCTGACGGAACAACTTCACGCATCAACATGAACGACTTCTCATTCCAGGAAGAAGGAAAGACTAAATATTTCGACTATGCATATATCACCATTCATGGTACCCCTGGTGAGAACGGTATCATGCAGGGCTATTTCGACCTTATAGGTATGCCTTACTCTACCAGCAACGTACTTGTTGAGGCATTGACATTCAATAAGTTTGTGCTCAACCAATATTTGCGCTGCTATGGCGTGCGTGTAGCAGAGAGTGTGCTGGTGCGCCGTGGTCAGGAACATAGCATTAGTAAGAAGGATATCATCGACAAGGTAGGTATCCCCTGTTTCGTAAAGCCTGCCAACGACGGTTCATCTTTCGGCGTTTCGAAAGTGAAGAAGCCCGACCAGTTGGCTGCTGCTCTTCGTGTGGCCATGATGGAGAGTGATGAAGTGATGATTGAGTCGTTCCTGGAAGGTACAGAAATTTCTATCGGCTGCTACAAGACGAAGGACAAGTCGGTGGTGTTCCCTGCTACCGAGGTGGTTACTCAGAACGAGTTCTTTGACTATGACGCAAAGTACAACGGACAGGTTCAGGAAATTACCCCCGCCCGTTTGTCGGACGATGTTGCCAAGCGCGTGGCTGAACTCACCTCTGCCATCTACGATATTCTTCACTGCAACGGTATCATTCGCATAGACTATATCATCTCACCTGAAGGCGATATCACCCTTCTTGAAATCAATACCACACCCGGTATGACAGTCACCAGCTTCATCCCTCAGCAGGTGCGTGCCGCCGGATTGGAGATGAAGGATGTGCTTACAGATATTATCGAAAATCAATTTTAGGTAATTGATAATTGACAATTGATAATTGACAATTGATAATTGTGATTAGTTATGCTAAGACGTGATAATTCTTACAAGTATTATTAAAACAATGAAGCAGAAACGCAATCTTTAATTCTAAGTGTAGCAAATATGATCCAGCAGTCTAATCATAATTCTCAATTCGATGAGATTCGTCCTTACGAAGAGGGTGAGATGAAGGAGGCTTTTGAAGCCTTGATAGCCGACCGACAGTTCAGTGCTGTAATGAAAGGTTTTGCTCCCTGGCTACCGAAGTCGGTGCGAAATGGTCTGCTACGACTGTTGTTCTTGGGCGTGAAGACACCGCTCGATTTCCAGTTGCGCTTCATGAAACCCATCGTTAACTTCATCATCCGTAAGCATACCGATGGTTGCTCGTTTGATGACAGTGCACTGCGGTCTAAATTGAATGCTAAGTGTTCAGTTCTGAATCCAGACCTGCGCTACACCTTCGTCAGCAATCATCGTGACATCGTTCTCGATTCTGCTTTCCTTGACTTAAAATTGATTGAGAGCGGTCACCCCACTACCGTGGAGATAGGTATTGGCGACAACCTCCTTATTTATCCTTGGATCAAACGGCTGGTGCGCATGAACAAGGCTTTCACCGTGCGCCGTGGTCTCACTCCTAAGGAAATGCTGGCTTCCAGCGAACTGATGAGTCGCTATATCCATTATGCTGTAACGCAGAAAAAGGAGAATATCTGGATAGCCCAGCGAGAAGGACGTGCTAAGGATAGTGACGACCGTACACAGGAATCGGTACTGAAAATGCTCGCCATGGGAGGACCGGTGGTAGTGAACTCTTCACCCTTCACCCTTCACTCTTCACTGAAAGAGCTGAACATCGTTCCCCTCACCATCAGCTACGAGTTTGACCCTTGCGACTATCTGAAGGCGCAGGAGTTCCAGCAGAAACGTGACAACCCGGCGTTCAAGAAAAGCAAGCAGGACGATCTGGACAATATGCGGACGGGCATCTTCGGCTACAAAGGGCGGGTTCACTACCACTGCGGAACGCCTATCAATCAGTGGATTGATGAACTGAAAGAACTGCCGAAGAAAGAGTTCTTTACCGAATTGGCACAGCGCATGGACCGTGAGATACATGCCGGCTACCGTCTTTATCCCTGCAATTATATTGCCATAGATAAACTCGATGGCACAAACGAATACACCAGTTACTATACGGATGCCGATGTGGCTCGTTTCGAAAAGTATCTGAATGGGCAGTTGGCAAAGATTCATATTCCTAATAAGGATGAGGCCTTCCTGCGTGAACGTATCCTCACCATGTATGCCAACCCTGTGAGAAACTATTTGAAGGCCAAAGAAATGAATAATTAGAAGTAAGCATGAAAAAGATGAAGTTATTGCTTGCCGGTATGATACTGTTGTTCATGGTGGCATGCGAACAGGATACATATAATAAAGGTGAAGGAACTTTTTCCACTATCAGGGGCGAGTTTGTAGAGGCTCATGCCGGTGCTGATAAGAAGATTGACTATGTGGTGCTCGACAATGATGAACAGCTGAACGTGGTTAATCCCTTTGAGGTGTCGTGGGTGAAAAAGGCCGACTCTCTCTATCGTGCAGTATTCTATTTCAAGGAGCAGGGTGAGAAAATTACGGCTGTGAGCGTCTCGCCAGTTACTGTGGTACGCAATATGTTGCCTGCCGACAGCGTGAAGGATGAAATGAAGACCGATCCCTTGACGCTTGAAAGCTTGTGGGTAGGCAAAAACAAGCGTTACCTGAATGCTGGACTGATTCTGAAGACAGGCGAAACCATCAGTGAAAAAGATACTCACCGCATGGGACTCGTAGCCGACACACTCATTGCCCATACCAATGGCAAGAGGACACTCTGTCTGCGACTCTTCCACGATCAGGGCGGTGTACCCGAATACTACTCGCAGCGTGCGTTCTTCAGCGTTCCGCTTACCGACCTGACGGCCGATAGTATTCAGCTCACCATCAATACCTATGATGGTGTCATTACCAAATGTTTGTCAATAAAATGATTCTTTCTGAGATGAACGGCCTAGGCTGTTCATCTCTATTAGTAATATCCTTGTTCTTTCAGGTCCTTTGCCACTTGGCAAAGTTCATCGTACCACTCCTGTCCGAAACGACGCACTAATGGTCCTTCCAGAAAACGATAGACCGGTAGTCCCAATTCACGACCTTTCTTTACTGCATCCTTACACACTGACCATTTGTGGTAGTTCAGGGCAATAGTGCCGTCGCTGAACTGTTTTACACGAATGGGGTAGAGGGCACAGCTGATGGGCTTGACAAATTGAGAATTGATAATTGAAAATTGAGATTTCTTTCTTGCACATTTCTCAAGCGCGCAGAGGCAACAGTTGTGAATAGGCTGTCCGGTGTTGAAGTCGTTGATGTCGTCGTAATACGTGAACACACAGTCCTTACCGTTCACAATACTCGTCACCAGGTCGCCTTCCTCATCGGTATAGGCCACTCCCTGCTTGTCTATCACTGCCTGTGCTGATGCCGAAAGGTTGCTCCACACCTCGTCAACCATATTTTCTATTTCCATCACTTCGTCGAGGGTTACGGGTGCGCCGGCATCGCCTTCAACACAGCATTGGCCTTTGCAGGCGCTGAGGTCACAACAGAACTGTTCCGTCAGTATGTCCGACGAAATAAGAATATCGCCAATTTGAAGAATAGGAGGGAGAGACATAATAGTGTAGAGTTTAGAGTGTAGGGTGTAGGGTGTAGGGTGTAGAGTGTAGGGTGTGTAGAGTGTAGAGTTTAGAGTGTAGAGTTTGCTACCGCTCCGCAGGACAGTGGGAATTGAGAGTTGAGAGGTGAGAGGTGAGAGGTGGGAGGTGAGAGTTGAAATCTGCTACTCCTGCGGAGCGGTAGCAAACTCTAAGCTCTACACTCTACATTCTACACTCTACACTCTTACCATTCAATCGGGGTGAGACCTTGTTCTATTAAATAATTGTTTGCGCGCGAGAACTGATGCTGATCGAACCAGCCGCCACGGTTGGCACTTAATGGCGATGGGTGAACAGATTCGAGCACCAGATTGCGATTCTTGTCTATCATATATGCCTTACTGCGGGCATATCCGCCCCAAAGCATATACACCAGATGTTCGCGATTGGCTGCAAGGGCCTGAATAGCGGCATCGGTAAACTTCTGCCAGCCTAAGGCCGAGTGGCTGTTGGCCTGATGGGCACGGACGGTCAGAGTGGCATTCAGCAGCAGTACTCCCTGTTGGGCCCAACGGCTCAGGTCGCCATTCTCAGGAATGGGCGTGCCCAGGTCGTTGTTTATTTCCTTGAAGATATTCTGCAGGGAAGGGGGAAACTGTACACCCTCTTGCACCGAGAAGCTCAGTCCATGGGCTTGTCCTGGCTCATGATAGGGATCCTGACCGATAATCACTACCTTCACCTCGTTGAATGGACAGAGGTTGAATGCATTGAAAATCAGTTTTCCTGGTGGGTAGCATGCCCCTGCCGAATATTCACGGCGCACACTTTCCGTCAGTTGCTGGAAATAGGGCTTTTCAAATTCGCCTTGCAGATATTCCTTCCACGATGGCTCTATCTGTACGTTCATGCAGCTGTTTTTCTTATATTCTGAGTGCAAAGTTACGAATAATTCCCAATTTATTGCTATCTTTGCGCACAAAAACTGATCTTCCGATGGATACCATCAACGATTTCTTTCTTACACTAAGTTCTTTCCTTTGGGGGTGGCCGATGATTATTCTGCTGTTAGGCACCCACGTATTTCTTACCTTTCGTTTGCGTATTCCTCAGCGAAAACTGTTTACCGGTATTCTCTTGTCGGTGAAGAAAGACGACAAGGCACAGGGCGATGTGAGCCAGTTTGGTGCTTTGGCTACAGCGCTGGCGGCAACTATCGGTACCGGAAATATCGTTGGTGTTGCTACGGCTGTGGCACTGGGCGGACCGGGTGCGGTTCTTTGGTGCTGGCTCACGGGTATTTTCGGAATGTCAACAAAATATGCCGAAGGACTCCTGGCAGTGAAATATCGTGTGCGTGGAGAGGACGGCCGCACGTATGGCGGACCAATGTATGCCTTGGAACGCGGGCTCGGACTGAAATGGCTGGCTGTTCTTTTTGCTGTTTTCACCGGCTTGGCCTCGTTTGGTATCGGATGCACGGTACAGGCCAACTCTATTGCCTTACTGGCCAGTGAAACGTTTGGTATTCCCGAATGGATAGTAGGCATCTTCATTTGTGTACTTACAGCCTCGGTCATTCTGGGTGGTGTGAAAGCCATTGCCCGTGTGTGTACTGTGCTGGTGCCGTTCATGGCGCTGCTCTATATTGTAGGCTGTATAGTGATTCTCATCATGAACGGCAACTATGTGTGGCCAGCTTTGGAACTCATTGTGCGGTCGGCCTTCAATCCGTCGGCTGCTGGTGGCGGTTTTGTGGGTGCTACGGTGATGATGGCCGCACGTTATGGAATAGCCCGAGGCCTGTTCTCAAACGAGAGTGGCATGGGCTCGGCGCCTATCGTGGCGGCAGCTGCTCAAACCCGCAATCCTGTACGTCAGGCATTGGTGAGCAGTACAGGCACCTTTTGGGATACTGTAGTAATCTGTGCTCTTACAGGAATAGTGTTGGTGAGTAGTATTCTTGCTTATCCGGACATTACCTATGCCGATGGTGCTGCGCTTACTAAAGTGGCCTTCTCAAAGATTCCTTATGTAGGTGCGCCGTTGTTGGCTTTTGGTATTCTCACCTTTGCTTTCAGTACCATTCTTGGCTGGAGCTATTATGGCGAGAGTGCCGTCAACTATATTGAGGGGCGCCGCATCAACCGTTTCTATCGCATTCTTTATATTGTAGCTCTTTTCTTCGGCAGTATTATCAATCTTGACATTATTTGGAACATTGCCGACACCATGAATGCGCTGATGGCTATTCCAAACTTGGTGGCTCTTCTGCTCTTGAGTGGTGTGGCTGCCCGTGAAACGAAAAAATACCTTTGGGGCAACCGGTTGGATGAAGAAATGGAAGAAGAGCAACAATCATGATAGAACATTCTCGGGCTATTATCCACGCTGGAGTATATACAACACCCCGTGACAGTTCCCTCTTCTATGCTTCGAGCCATATCCGTAGCAGAGGATCGGATACGGAATATGTCTTTCCTTCCTCGGTAATGATATCAAAGTCGAGCAGACGTTTCGCTGCCGACTGCACAGCACTGGCAGATTTCAGGTGATGACGCTTGACAAATGCCGAAGATGTAATCTGCGATACCCTACCCTCTGTAGCAATCGCATAGAGCAACTCCTTCTGCTGCTCAGTGATGTAGGCAAGCAACTCCTGTAGTCGTTTTGCATTTTGCTGAATGAGCTGGTTAGAGAGCCGCTCCACGTCTGTTACCATACACGTTTCGCCTTCATCGGTCTCTGCATAGGCGTCATGGAAAAGTTTATGCGTGTACATGGTGATTCCCTCATATTTTTGATAGACCCATGTAATGGCTTCACTGTCGATGGCTTTACCGGCAGCACCAAAATGATGCACGACAAAGTCTGAATAAGCCTGTATCTCTATAGGCTCTAACTGTAGTAGCGTGGCACTTTGAAAGAACGGACGTTTGTCTGAGAAAAACATTTCGTTCATGATGCGCCGCTCAGAACCAGCAAAAACAAAATTGGTATTACGCAGTTTCTGTATGCGTCCCCTCAACAATGCCTCCATATTATAGCCCTGATATTTCAGTATTTGCTGAAACTCGTCAATAGCCACAATGCACGGGCGACCAGCATTTTCCAGATAGGAGAATATCTCGTCAAGCGTATATTCTGGTTTACTGATTTGTCCCAGCTTGACATCGAAAGTGGGCATCCCCGTCAACGGGTCGAATCCGAAACTGCCGCCCAAGGAGCGCAGACAGGAGGTGAAGAGCTTCATCAGTCGGTCACTACGCCTGGCCACTGCCTGGAATACGGCATTGCCCAACTCCATGACGAACTCCTGAAACGAGGTCGTATGAAGGACATCAATGGATATGGTAATATAATTTTCTTTTATCGGTGTTTGATTGAAACAATGATAAATAAGGCCCGTTTTTCCAACTCTTCGAGGCGATGTGAGTACGACATTCTCCTGATTGGTAATGCTCTTGACGAGAGACTGAACCTCTGAAACACGGTCACAAAACAGTTCGTCGGGTATGGCTGGAGTAAGCACGAAAGGATTTCTTTTCATGTTTGTTCGGTAACTCTATAGTGAAACATTAGTGCGTGCAAAGATATAAATTTTTCTTCAATTATGCAAATTAAATTATGCTGAAAGAATAATTTTGATAACATAATATGCATGAAACACAATAATGCCCCCTTATCTCTATTCATCATGTATAAAATGCATACAAAAATAGTGAGAGCGCAAGAAGGTCTTGTCTCTCACTATTATTTTATACTAAATTAAACGAGTTTAATCACAAATCAGGCACTCGCCGGTCATGTCCTTGGGCTGCTCCAGTCCCATGATGTGCAGGATAGAGGGAGCCACGTCGGCCAGACGACCGTCCTTCACAGTAGCCGAGTTGTTGTCGGTAACATAGATGAAGGGTACGGGGTTCAGTGAGTGAGCAGTGTTGGGGGTGCCGTCGGGGTTAATGGCGTTGTCGGCATTACCGTGGTCGGCAATGATGATAGCCTCATAGTCGTTGGCCTTGGCAGCCTCAATCACATCCTTCACACAGTTGTCAACAGCATGAACAGCCTTGGCAATAGCGTTGTAAACACCCGTGTGGCCCACCATATCGCCATTGGCGAAGTTCACCACGATGAAGTCGTACTGCTGAGTGCCGATGGCGGCAACCAGCTTGTCCTTCACCTCGTAGGCGCTCATCTCGGGCTTTAGGTCGTAGGTAGCCACCTTTGGAGAAGCAACGAGGATACGGTCTTCGTTCTCATAAGGAGCCTCGCGACCACCGTTGAAGAAGAAGGTAACGTGAGCATACTTCTCGGTCTCGGCAGTGTGCAGCTGCTTCTTACCCTGCTGTGAGAGGTATTCGCCCAGAGTGTTCTCTACATTCTCTTTGGGGAACAGAATGTGTACACCCTTGAAGTTGGCATCGTATGGAGTCATGCAGTAGTACTGCAGTCCGGGGATGGTCTTCATTCCCTGCTCGGGCATATCCTGCTGAGTGAGCACCACGGTGAGCTCCTTGGCGCGGTCGTTGCGGAAGTTGATGAAGATGACCACATCGCCCTCTTCGATACATCCGTTGACAGAAGCGTTGTGGATAGGCTTGATGAACTCGTCGGTCACGCCATCGGCGTAGCTCTCGTCCATAGCCTTTACCATATCGGTGGCCTGTTTGCCAGTGCCGTTTACTATCAGGTCGTAACCTTCCTTCACACGCTCCCAGCGCTTGTCACGGTCCATAGCGTAGAAACGGCCCACGATAGAAGCAATGGCTGCATCGTTCTCGGCACATACCTTAGTAACCTGCTCGATGAAGCCCTTACCAGAGTGGGGGTCGGTGTCGCGACCGTCCATGAAGCAGTGAACGAAAGTCTGGTTCTTCAAACCATACTGCTTGCCCACTTCGATAAGTTTGAACAAGTGGTCGAGGCTTGAGTGTACGCCGCCGTCAGAGCAGAGACCCATGAGGTGCAGCTTCTTGTTGTTCTCTTTGGCATAGGTGTAGGCAGCCTTTACCTGAGGATTTTCTACGATAGAGCCGTCCTTGCAGGCACGGTTGATCTTTACCAGATCCTGATAAACAATACGGCCGGCACCGATGTTCAGGTGGCCCACCTCAGAGTTACCCATCTGTCCGTCGGGCAGACCAACATCTTCGCCCGAAGCCTGGAGCTGTGAGTGTGCCGAAACGGCTGTCAGATAATCAAGATAAGGAGTAGGCGTATTGAAAATCACGTCGCCCTTGCCGTGCTGTCCGATTCCCCATCCGTCGAGAATCATCAGTAATGCTTTCTTTGCCATAATAATCTATATTAAATATATGTATATTCTCTTTCAGAGCGCAAAATTACTATTTTTCAATGAGATGGCAAAATAAAGTTTCTCTTTTGTGCTGAAATAATCGGGGCGGCCCCACTCGTTTTGAGTAGGCCGCCCCGGATCATGTATAGAGCGTGGAATTAGAATTCGTCGTCCCAAATGCTGCCGCGAGAGGCGGCGTCTGAACCATTGCCTTCACCCATGGTCTCTGGATTCAGGTCTGCGCTGTTACCATCTCCTACGATAGAGTTTGCAAGAAGCGTATCGATTGTCTCTTCCCCAACGAACACTGATTGAGGTTGGATATATAATTTCTTTTTCATAATTGTTCGAGTTTTTTGTTATTTCACAATTTTCTTTCCATTCACTACGTAGATGCCCTTGCCCATGTTCTCAACACGGCGTCCGTTCAGGTCGTAGATGATGCCTTCGTTCACCTTCATGGTCTTCTCGGAAATGCCAGTGGTGTCACCGTCAAAGTCGATGAAAGCGATACGGGCTTCAGGAACGTTTGCGGGAATGGTGAAGTAAGCGCGCAGGCCCTTGATGCCACCAGAGGTGAGTTTCTTCACCTTTCCGTCGGTAGCCAGATAAGCTACGGTTCCATCAGTAGCCAGAGACTTATTGTAGATTTGTGCAACAAACTTGTAGTCACCCTCGCCGACGGTCTGTCCGTCGATGCTCTCTACAACCACATTCTCAAATACAGGATTTGTCACGACGTTTTCAGGCTTCACCAGGTAGGGCTTGCCGGCTTCTAATGAAGAAGCCTCGGAGAAGCTGATCACGTTATTTTCAGCGCTCTTGAATTCCATTACTGTCCATCCCTCAGGAATTTCTGCATTGAAAGGAACAGAGAAGGTGTTCCAGTACAAGTTGCTCAGGGTACGGGTGAGGGTAACGTTGGCCAAAGGATCTGCAACAGCCTTTGACTCTGCAGCTTCATCTATAGTAATATCAGCAGCCTGGTTGTCTTTAACTAATGAAACGCCAGTCATCCAGGTATTACCATCATTTTCAAGATTTGCTACATAGTTACCAGCTGCGCCAGTCTTTATACGTATTGTTACAGTTTTCCAATTATCCTTAGATTTGTTATATCCTAAGTTAACTTTTGCCAATCCCTCTGAATTTTCATTGAGAATTGAAACGTTCATAGCATTGTTAGAATTAGCTTCATGAGAGCGGAAGGCCATTGTAAACTTATAGATTGTATTCTCGGCTAACGGCATAGTGTAGAATCCTGTGTCGCCATATTTCAGTGAACCAGGCTGGTTGTAGTATGCTGTAGCGTAGTCGCCTTCGAGGCCGGTCTGCTGCTGTCCCCATCCGTTAGTGCGTGTCCAGCCAGTCAAATTTTCAGCGAAGTTCCCGTTATAGATAGCGTCCACGTCACCATCGTTGGCTGTCCAGATTGCGTTGGTGAGTGAAGAGGTTACTTCTGCAATTGTAGTCCTTAAGTTGGTCTTTTGGGCTTCTTGGTCGATAGCTTTAGCGGCAGCAAGAGCCTCTATGGCAGCTACGTTGCTGTAGGGAG
The sequence above is a segment of the Prevotella sp. E9-3 genome. Coding sequences within it:
- a CDS encoding RluA family pseudouridine synthase, whose product is MTNDEVMSLMEDDDIEALDAEAQEDGDGQLYEHFRLEVDKGQVPLRIDKYLMEHMQHQTRNRIQAAADAGFIQVCSADDMAKGRPARPVKSNYKVRPGDVVFLMLDRPHFDTTIEPEDIPLDVRYEDDHLMVIYKPAGMVVHPGCGNFHGTLVHAIAWHLRNLPSYDPNDPQVGLVHRIDKDTSGLLVVAKTPEAKTSLGKQFFNHDTHRSYVALVWGNFVEDEGRIEGNIGRDVRDRLRMDVFAPDSGIGKPAVTHYRVLERYGYTTLVECRLETGRTHQIRAHMKHIGHPLFSDERYGGCEILRGERTASYKAYIQNCFKLCPRQVLHAKTLGFRHPATGQQMDFTSDLPDDMQLLIDKWRNYFKNKL
- a CDS encoding D-alanine--D-alanine ligase produces the protein MKQQKRTIAIVCGGDSSEHDVSMRSAQGLFSFFDKERYDVYIVDVKGTDWKVELPDGTTSRINMNDFSFQEEGKTKYFDYAYITIHGTPGENGIMQGYFDLIGMPYSTSNVLVEALTFNKFVLNQYLRCYGVRVAESVLVRRGQEHSISKKDIIDKVGIPCFVKPANDGSSFGVSKVKKPDQLAAALRVAMMESDEVMIESFLEGTEISIGCYKTKDKSVVFPATEVVTQNEFFDYDAKYNGQVQEITPARLSDDVAKRVAELTSAIYDILHCNGIIRIDYIISPEGDITLLEINTTPGMTVTSFIPQQVRAAGLEMKDVLTDIIENQF
- a CDS encoding acyltransferase, which gives rise to MIQQSNHNSQFDEIRPYEEGEMKEAFEALIADRQFSAVMKGFAPWLPKSVRNGLLRLLFLGVKTPLDFQLRFMKPIVNFIIRKHTDGCSFDDSALRSKLNAKCSVLNPDLRYTFVSNHRDIVLDSAFLDLKLIESGHPTTVEIGIGDNLLIYPWIKRLVRMNKAFTVRRGLTPKEMLASSELMSRYIHYAVTQKKENIWIAQREGRAKDSDDRTQESVLKMLAMGGPVVVNSSPFTLHSSLKELNIVPLTISYEFDPCDYLKAQEFQQKRDNPAFKKSKQDDLDNMRTGIFGYKGRVHYHCGTPINQWIDELKELPKKEFFTELAQRMDREIHAGYRLYPCNYIAIDKLDGTNEYTSYYTDADVARFEKYLNGQLAKIHIPNKDEAFLRERILTMYANPVRNYLKAKEMNN
- a CDS encoding NigD-like C-terminal domain-containing protein, whose translation is MKKMKLLLAGMILLFMVACEQDTYNKGEGTFSTIRGEFVEAHAGADKKIDYVVLDNDEQLNVVNPFEVSWVKKADSLYRAVFYFKEQGEKITAVSVSPVTVVRNMLPADSVKDEMKTDPLTLESLWVGKNKRYLNAGLILKTGETISEKDTHRMGLVADTLIAHTNGKRTLCLRLFHDQGGVPEYYSQRAFFSVPLTDLTADSIQLTINTYDGVITKCLSIK
- a CDS encoding DUF3109 family protein, which gives rise to MSLPPILQIGDILISSDILTEQFCCDLSACKGQCCVEGDAGAPVTLDEVMEIENMVDEVWSNLSASAQAVIDKQGVAYTDEEGDLVTSIVNGKDCVFTYYDDINDFNTGQPIHNCCLCALEKCARKKSQFSIINSQFVKPISCALYPIRVKQFSDGTIALNYHKWSVCKDAVKKGRELGLPVYRFLEGPLVRRFGQEWYDELCQVAKDLKEQGYY
- a CDS encoding uracil-DNA glycosylase, whose amino-acid sequence is MNVQIEPSWKEYLQGEFEKPYFQQLTESVRREYSAGACYPPGKLIFNAFNLCPFNEVKVVIIGQDPYHEPGQAHGLSFSVQEGVQFPPSLQNIFKEINNDLGTPIPENGDLSRWAQQGVLLLNATLTVRAHQANSHSALGWQKFTDAAIQALAANREHLVYMLWGGYARSKAYMIDKNRNLVLESVHPSPLSANRGGWFDQHQFSRANNYLIEQGLTPIEW
- a CDS encoding sodium:alanine symporter family protein, whose protein sequence is MDTINDFFLTLSSFLWGWPMIILLLGTHVFLTFRLRIPQRKLFTGILLSVKKDDKAQGDVSQFGALATALAATIGTGNIVGVATAVALGGPGAVLWCWLTGIFGMSTKYAEGLLAVKYRVRGEDGRTYGGPMYALERGLGLKWLAVLFAVFTGLASFGIGCTVQANSIALLASETFGIPEWIVGIFICVLTASVILGGVKAIARVCTVLVPFMALLYIVGCIVILIMNGNYVWPALELIVRSAFNPSAAGGGFVGATVMMAARYGIARGLFSNESGMGSAPIVAAAAQTRNPVRQALVSSTGTFWDTVVICALTGIVLVSSILAYPDITYADGAALTKVAFSKIPYVGAPLLAFGILTFAFSTILGWSYYGESAVNYIEGRRINRFYRILYIVALFFGSIINLDIIWNIADTMNALMAIPNLVALLLLSGVAARETKKYLWGNRLDEEMEEEQQS
- a CDS encoding ATP-binding protein, giving the protein MKRNPFVLTPAIPDELFCDRVSEVQSLVKSITNQENVVLTSPRRVGKTGLIYHCFNQTPIKENYITISIDVLHTTSFQEFVMELGNAVFQAVARRSDRLMKLFTSCLRSLGGSFGFDPLTGMPTFDVKLGQISKPEYTLDEIFSYLENAGRPCIVAIDEFQQILKYQGYNMEALLRGRIQKLRNTNFVFAGSERRIMNEMFFSDKRPFFQSATLLQLEPIEIQAYSDFVVHHFGAAGKAIDSEAITWVYQKYEGITMYTHKLFHDAYAETDEGETCMVTDVERLSNQLIQQNAKRLQELLAYITEQQKELLYAIATEGRVSQITSSAFVKRHHLKSASAVQSAAKRLLDFDIITEEGKTYSVSDPLLRIWLEA
- the gpmI gene encoding 2,3-bisphosphoglycerate-independent phosphoglycerate mutase; this encodes MAKKALLMILDGWGIGQHGKGDVIFNTPTPYLDYLTAVSAHSQLQASGEDVGLPDGQMGNSEVGHLNIGAGRIVYQDLVKINRACKDGSIVENPQVKAAYTYAKENNKKLHLMGLCSDGGVHSSLDHLFKLIEVGKQYGLKNQTFVHCFMDGRDTDPHSGKGFIEQVTKVCAENDAAIASIVGRFYAMDRDKRWERVKEGYDLIVNGTGKQATDMVKAMDESYADGVTDEFIKPIHNASVNGCIEEGDVVIFINFRNDRAKELTVVLTQQDMPEQGMKTIPGLQYYCMTPYDANFKGVHILFPKENVENTLGEYLSQQGKKQLHTAETEKYAHVTFFFNGGREAPYENEDRILVASPKVATYDLKPEMSAYEVKDKLVAAIGTQQYDFIVVNFANGDMVGHTGVYNAIAKAVHAVDNCVKDVIEAAKANDYEAIIIADHGNADNAINPDGTPNTAHSLNPVPFIYVTDNNSATVKDGRLADVAPSILHIMGLEQPKDMTGECLICD